A genomic window from Dehalococcoidales bacterium includes:
- a CDS encoding DUF2520 domain-containing protein: protein MLKLGFIGAGKVGTALAVLLSRKGYAVAGVNSRSRTSAEKLAAAVSDCKVFSSYQETADAADIIFVTTPDNAIAAVTARVKWRAGKSVIHCSGADSTAILEPARASGAMVGGFHPLQTFAGVKEALENLPSSTFALESEEPLLANLKKMADDLGGNWITLQAGDKVAYHAAAVFASNYLVTLVKMATDLWQTFDIPTDQATKALLPLIRGTLHNIETIGIPQCLTGPIARGDAGTVSKHLQALQEKAPALLFPYKELGLQTIPVALAKGTITGRQAAELELIIKGK from the coding sequence ATGCTCAAATTAGGTTTTATAGGCGCAGGTAAAGTAGGTACCGCCCTGGCGGTTCTTTTGAGCCGCAAGGGGTATGCGGTGGCGGGCGTCAACAGCCGGAGCCGTACCTCCGCGGAGAAACTGGCCGCGGCGGTAAGTGACTGCAAGGTATTTAGCAGCTACCAGGAAACAGCTGACGCCGCCGATATCATCTTCGTCACCACCCCGGACAACGCCATCGCCGCGGTGACAGCCCGGGTAAAATGGCGGGCGGGCAAAAGCGTCATCCACTGCAGCGGCGCTGATTCCACCGCCATCCTCGAACCGGCCAGAGCCTCCGGCGCCATGGTCGGCGGATTTCATCCCCTCCAGACCTTCGCCGGTGTCAAAGAAGCCCTCGAAAACCTCCCCAGTTCTACCTTCGCCCTGGAATCTGAAGAACCCCTCCTCGCCAACCTCAAAAAAATGGCTGATGACCTCGGCGGCAACTGGATAACGCTGCAAGCCGGGGATAAAGTCGCCTACCACGCGGCGGCCGTTTTCGCCAGCAACTACCTGGTTACCCTGGTTAAAATGGCCACCGATCTCTGGCAGACCTTCGATATCCCCACCGACCAGGCCACCAAAGCTCTCCTCCCTCTCATCCGCGGCACCCTCCACAACATCGAGACCATCGGCATTCCGCAATGCCTTACCGGACCCATCGCCCGCGGTGATGCCGGCACCGTCAGCAAGCACCTCCAGGCATTGCAGGAAAAAGCCCCGGCTTTACTCTTCCCTTATAAAGAGCTGGGACTGCAGACCATCCCCGTGGCGCTGGCCAAGGGGACGATAACCGGCCGGCAGGCCGCTGAACTGGAACTTATTATTAAAGGCAAGTAA
- the hisA gene encoding 1-(5-phosphoribosyl)-5-[(5-phosphoribosylamino)methylideneamino]imidazole-4-carboxamide isomerase → MRHKIDIIPSIDLRDGKCVRLYQGNYNRETVFSDDPLDVALKWQSMGAPRLHIVDLDGAASGEILNLEIIRNIASAMLIPVQMGGGIRRLDTVEELLKAGIERVILGTAAVEDPAFVVDACRRYRESVIVGIDARDGKIATHGWIKETDLTAVDFARTMVKSGVKRFIYTDIERDGTLTEPNFSAIAAMIDALGLPVIAAGGISSLNHLKMLSKLGAEGAIVGKALYTGDINLKQVIAETNEV, encoded by the coding sequence GTGAGGCACAAAATAGATATCATACCTTCCATAGACCTGCGGGACGGCAAATGCGTCCGTTTATATCAGGGAAACTATAACCGGGAGACCGTTTTCTCCGATGACCCCCTTGACGTGGCTTTGAAATGGCAGTCCATGGGGGCGCCGCGCCTGCACATCGTGGACCTGGACGGGGCCGCCAGCGGGGAGATACTTAACCTGGAAATAATCAGGAACATAGCCAGCGCCATGCTGATACCGGTGCAGATGGGCGGGGGTATCCGACGCCTGGACACGGTGGAGGAGTTGCTGAAAGCGGGCATCGAGCGGGTTATCCTGGGCACGGCCGCCGTGGAAGACCCGGCTTTTGTGGTCGATGCCTGCCGGCGCTACCGGGAATCCGTCATCGTGGGGATTGACGCCCGGGACGGGAAAATCGCCACCCACGGCTGGATAAAAGAGACGGACCTGACGGCGGTGGACTTCGCCAGGACGATGGTCAAGAGCGGGGTGAAACGGTTTATCTATACGGATATAGAGCGGGACGGCACGCTGACGGAGCCCAACTTCTCCGCCATCGCCGCCATGATAGACGCACTGGGGCTGCCGGTCATCGCCGCCGGGGGGATATCGTCGCTGAACCACCTGAAAATGCTGAGCAAACTGGGGGCGGAGGGGGCTATCGTGGGCAAGGCGCTTTATACCGGGGACATCAATCTGAAGCAGGTAATCGCGGAAACGAACGAAGTATAA
- the hisI gene encoding phosphoribosyl-AMP cyclohydrolase, whose amino-acid sequence MTKLNFDEKGLIPAVIQDAQNGEVLMLGYMNEESLRRTRESGEVWFYSRSRQELWHKGDTSGNIIKVVNIKYNCENNSLLVSANPTGPVCHTNNRTCFYRDLT is encoded by the coding sequence ATGACGAAACTGAATTTCGACGAAAAAGGGCTTATCCCGGCGGTCATCCAGGACGCGCAGAACGGCGAGGTATTGATGCTGGGCTATATGAACGAGGAATCCCTGCGCCGCACCCGGGAAAGCGGCGAGGTCTGGTTTTACAGTCGCTCCCGGCAGGAGCTGTGGCACAAGGGCGATACTTCCGGCAATATCATCAAAGTGGTGAATATCAAATATAACTGCGAGAACAACTCGCTGCTGGTCTCCGCCAATCCCACCGGGCCGGTCTGCCACACCAATAACCGCACCTGCTTTTACCGTGACTTAACATAA
- a CDS encoding DUF1638 domain-containing protein, whose protein sequence is MKKIRKPEKPDAARCKVIACATVLEEMLPLMPPGLKYQRLEFGLHNEPDKLKKSLQEAIDAAEPEITTILLGYGLCSRAVTGLKSDSRTLVIPKIDDCIGIFLGSAEAYNQQHRREPGTLYYTKGWVEANDNPYDQMGDLVKKYGEARARSYLKTLLKNYTRLVFINTGNYEIDYYRERTRTAAAELNLRYEEIKGSNALIKKLLSGEWDEDFVIAPPGKAISFLDFKGG, encoded by the coding sequence TTGAAGAAGATCCGTAAGCCGGAAAAGCCGGACGCGGCGCGCTGTAAGGTAATAGCCTGCGCCACGGTGCTGGAAGAGATGCTGCCGCTAATGCCGCCCGGCCTGAAATACCAGCGGCTGGAGTTCGGGCTGCACAACGAGCCGGACAAGCTCAAGAAATCCTTACAGGAAGCCATAGACGCCGCGGAACCGGAAATAACGACCATCCTGCTGGGCTATGGGCTTTGCTCCAGGGCGGTAACCGGACTGAAATCTGACTCCCGGACGCTGGTAATCCCCAAAATCGACGACTGCATAGGTATTTTCCTGGGGTCGGCGGAAGCCTATAATCAGCAGCACCGCCGGGAGCCCGGCACGCTGTATTACACCAAAGGCTGGGTGGAAGCCAATGATAATCCCTACGACCAGATGGGGGACTTAGTCAAGAAATACGGCGAGGCCAGGGCGCGGTCGTACCTCAAGACGCTGCTGAAAAACTATACCCGCCTGGTGTTCATCAATACCGGCAACTATGAGATTGATTATTACCGCGAACGCACCAGGACCGCCGCCGCTGAGCTGAATCTGCGTTATGAGGAAATAAAGGGCTCCAATGCGCTGATAAAGAAGCTGCTTTCCGGTGAGTGGGATGAAGATTTCGTTATCGCCCCGCCCGGCAAAGCCATATCTTTCCTGGACTTCAAGGGAGGTTAA
- a CDS encoding DUF1385 domain-containing protein: MAEQKKYNYGGQAVMEGVMIRGRSSAVTAVRRPNGEIILDVKPQPSASTSWARRTPFFRGVVVLFESMVLGINSLLYSANVSIEEEEEEIPKKAIWVMMLISAALVVGLFFVAPLFLTKLLNAHIPNAVLFNVVEGVIRLTIFIGYLKIIGMMSDIKRVFTYHGAEHKTVNAYEAGVPMEVDAIKKYSRAHVRCGTSFLFFVLVIAIIVFSFVGRQTLWLMVLSRVALLPVIMGLGYEMIYFGAKHTKNWLMKIVLAPGLWLQSMTTGEPDDKQIEVAIAALNKAVEVDIMEEAARAAQAG; the protein is encoded by the coding sequence ATGGCAGAACAAAAGAAATATAACTACGGCGGTCAGGCCGTCATGGAAGGCGTAATGATACGCGGGCGCAGCTCCGCGGTCACCGCCGTGCGCCGCCCCAACGGGGAAATCATCCTGGACGTCAAACCGCAGCCTTCCGCCTCTACCAGCTGGGCGCGCCGTACGCCGTTTTTCCGGGGCGTGGTGGTGCTTTTTGAGTCGATGGTGCTGGGCATCAACAGCCTGCTCTACTCCGCCAACGTTTCCATAGAGGAAGAGGAGGAGGAGATACCCAAGAAAGCCATCTGGGTCATGATGCTGATATCAGCGGCGCTGGTGGTGGGACTGTTCTTTGTCGCGCCCCTGTTTCTCACCAAGCTGCTCAATGCCCACATCCCCAATGCCGTCCTTTTCAATGTGGTCGAGGGCGTTATACGTCTGACGATATTCATCGGCTACCTCAAGATTATCGGCATGATGTCCGATATCAAGCGTGTCTTTACCTACCACGGCGCCGAGCACAAAACGGTCAACGCTTACGAGGCCGGCGTGCCGATGGAAGTGGATGCCATCAAGAAGTACAGCCGGGCGCACGTGCGCTGCGGCACCAGTTTCCTTTTCTTCGTGCTGGTCATCGCCATCATCGTCTTTTCCTTCGTGGGACGGCAGACCCTGTGGCTGATGGTGCTGTCCCGCGTCGCGCTGCTGCCGGTTATCATGGGGCTGGGTTATGAGATGATATATTTCGGCGCCAAACATACTAAAAACTGGCTGATGAAAATTGTCCTGGCCCCCGGTTTATGGCTCCAGTCCATGACCACCGGCGAGCCGGATGATAAGCAGATTGAAGTGGCGATAGCCGCCCTCAACAAAGCGGTGGAGGTGGATATCATGGAGGAAGCGGCCCGCGCCGCTCAAGCCGGTTAA
- the rpmE gene encoding 50S ribosomal protein L31 produces MKEKIHPKYFNDAVVICSCGNKFTTGSTKKELRVEVCSNCHPFFTGERRMMDTAGRVERFKKRYSIKG; encoded by the coding sequence ATGAAAGAGAAAATACATCCCAAGTACTTTAATGATGCCGTAGTCATTTGTTCCTGCGGCAATAAATTCACCACCGGTTCCACCAAGAAGGAACTCAGGGTGGAAGTCTGCAGCAATTGCCATCCGTTCTTTACCGGCGAGCGGCGCATGATGGATACCGCCGGACGCGTGGAGCGGTTCAAGAAGCGCTACAGCATAAAAGGTTAG
- the rpmA gene encoding 50S ribosomal protein L27 codes for MAHKKGAAQSRNGRDSQSQRLGVKIFAGQTVRSGTILVRQHGTHIHAGENVGVGKDYTLYAMVDGVVKYEPIRNDRRKVSVYTD; via the coding sequence ATGGCGCATAAAAAAGGAGCTGCCCAGAGTCGCAACGGCCGGGACAGCCAGAGCCAGCGGCTCGGCGTCAAGATATTCGCCGGGCAAACCGTCCGGTCCGGCACCATCCTGGTACGCCAGCACGGCACGCATATTCACGCCGGGGAAAACGTGGGCGTGGGCAAGGACTACACCCTGTACGCCATGGTTGACGGCGTGGTCAAATATGAGCCGATCAGAAATGACCGGAGAAAGGTCAGCGTTTACACGGACTGA
- the rplU gene encoding 50S ribosomal protein L21 has protein sequence MFGRLKIYAIIETGGKQYKVTEGQTIEIDRLEAEEGGAVQLDKVLFISDGDNVTVGKPLVDGARVTATVTQNVKGDKIIIFKYKPKVRYRRKNGHRQLYTRLSIDKILPAGAEDVKPVKRARRKKTEETVEDGA, from the coding sequence GTGTTTGGGAGGCTGAAAATTTACGCTATAATTGAAACAGGCGGTAAGCAGTATAAAGTAACCGAAGGCCAGACGATAGAAATCGACCGTCTGGAAGCGGAAGAAGGCGGCGCCGTTCAGCTGGACAAGGTGCTCTTCATTTCCGACGGCGATAATGTCACCGTCGGTAAACCGCTCGTTGACGGCGCCAGGGTTACGGCCACGGTAACACAAAACGTTAAAGGCGATAAGATAATCATATTCAAGTACAAGCCTAAAGTACGCTATCGCCGGAAGAACGGTCATCGCCAGCTTTACACCCGGCTGAGCATAGACAAGATACTCCCCGCGGGTGCGGAAGACGTCAAACCGGTGAAGCGGGCGCGGCGCAAGAAGACAGAGGAGACAGTAGAAGATGGCGCATAA
- a CDS encoding HIT domain-containing protein has translation MARTDWYCEDLLSGKMPVEIIWEDDLVMAFYHPPFPKESEDVHALVIPKRHVTSALSPEALDGALLTAMMTAVQKVAAALGIDKTDKGFYVRFNAAAPGVTPHLHWHIKAPIPVS, from the coding sequence ATGGCTCGTACAGACTGGTATTGCGAGGACTTACTCTCCGGAAAAATGCCGGTAGAAATAATCTGGGAAGACGACCTCGTGATGGCTTTTTACCACCCCCCGTTTCCGAAAGAGAGCGAGGATGTCCACGCCCTGGTAATCCCCAAGCGGCATGTAACTTCGGCGCTTTCCCCGGAGGCGCTTGACGGCGCGCTATTGACTGCCATGATGACGGCGGTGCAGAAAGTCGCCGCGGCTCTGGGCATCGATAAAACGGATAAAGGCTTTTACGTCCGGTTCAACGCGGCGGCTCCCGGCGTAACCCCCCACCTGCACTGGCATATAAAAGCGCCGATTCCGGTAAGTTGA
- a CDS encoding GNAT family N-acetyltransferase, which translates to MKDTGNITYIRTDEKDLELIAPLWRKLVQHHKERSPEVFKERFDNITFADRKCQLLAKSEGGAMLIDLAKDKATGELVGYCVSVISGNKEGEIESIYVAKEYRGGGIGDGLMKKALAWMDAGEVSRRVIAVAAGNEEVFSFYRRYGFYPRVSILTEQEKKPE; encoded by the coding sequence ATGAAGGACACCGGGAATATCACCTATATCAGGACCGATGAAAAGGACCTGGAACTAATCGCTCCGCTGTGGCGGAAACTGGTGCAGCACCATAAAGAGCGGTCGCCGGAGGTCTTTAAAGAGCGTTTTGACAATATCACCTTCGCTGATAGAAAGTGCCAGCTGCTGGCAAAGTCCGAAGGCGGCGCGATGCTTATCGACCTGGCTAAAGATAAAGCCACCGGCGAATTAGTCGGCTACTGCGTGAGCGTCATATCCGGGAATAAAGAGGGTGAGATAGAGTCCATTTATGTGGCCAAGGAATACCGGGGCGGCGGTATCGGTGACGGGCTGATGAAAAAGGCTCTGGCGTGGATGGACGCTGGTGAGGTCTCCAGGAGGGTCATCGCCGTGGCCGCCGGTAATGAAGAGGTGTTTTCTTTTTACCGCCGGTACGGTTTTTATCCCAGGGTCAGCATCCTGACCGAGCAAGAGAAAAAACCGGAATGA
- the coaE gene encoding dephospho-CoA kinase (Dephospho-CoA kinase (CoaE) performs the final step in coenzyme A biosynthesis.) produces the protein MRVIGLTGGIGSGKSTAGRYLAELGAAVMDLDKAGHEVLRQGNKAYRQAVDAFGKDIMAADGGIDRARLGKVVFNDRAALERLNKIVHPAIDEMVAEKIKEYRKQGVKVLVLEAAAMLEAKRAWQADEIWVTAAPEDAVVLRIKDRPDYSVEVVRSRIRSQMTNAERIKKADVLIENGGTPDELKQRVKMEWEKLQERL, from the coding sequence ATGAGAGTAATCGGACTAACCGGCGGCATCGGCAGCGGCAAAAGCACCGCGGGGCGTTACCTGGCTGAGCTGGGGGCGGCAGTAATGGACCTGGATAAGGCCGGTCATGAGGTCCTGCGGCAGGGAAACAAGGCTTATCGGCAGGCGGTGGACGCTTTCGGGAAAGATATTATGGCCGCCGACGGCGGAATCGACCGCGCCCGCCTGGGTAAAGTAGTCTTTAACGACCGCGCCGCCCTGGAGCGGCTCAACAAGATTGTGCACCCCGCCATCGACGAAATGGTGGCGGAAAAGATAAAGGAATACCGGAAACAGGGCGTTAAAGTGCTGGTGCTGGAAGCGGCGGCCATGCTGGAAGCTAAACGCGCCTGGCAGGCGGATGAAATCTGGGTCACCGCGGCCCCGGAAGACGCCGTGGTACTAAGAATTAAAGACCGCCCGGACTATTCCGTGGAAGTGGTCAGGTCACGCATCAGGTCGCAGATGACCAACGCGGAACGCATTAAAAAAGCGGATGTGCTTATTGAAAACGGCGGCACGCCGGATGAGCTTAAACAACGGGTAAAAATGGAGTGGGAAAAGCTGCAAGAACGATTATGA
- a CDS encoding metal-dependent hydrolase — MLIFAHTGITLGAAALLAGGAKRGRNPAEWLTALSGYLDIRWLLVGSLLPDIIDKPVGQMLFRDTFQNGRIFSHTLLFLIVVSALGFYWWKRQKSRWLLALAAGTFTHLVLDSMWRTPQTLFWPLRGWEFPKAELEDWVGGIWHALVSNPGVFVPELIGLGLLVWLAAVIIKRRKTGDFIKYGRIA, encoded by the coding sequence ATGCTTATTTTCGCGCACACAGGAATTACGCTGGGGGCGGCGGCTTTACTGGCTGGCGGGGCCAAACGCGGGCGCAACCCGGCGGAATGGCTCACGGCGCTGTCCGGCTACCTGGATATACGCTGGCTGCTGGTAGGCTCGCTGCTGCCGGATATCATAGACAAGCCGGTGGGGCAAATGCTTTTTCGGGACACCTTCCAGAACGGACGGATTTTCTCCCATACCCTGCTTTTTCTCATCGTGGTCAGCGCGTTAGGATTTTACTGGTGGAAAAGGCAAAAAAGCAGATGGCTGCTGGCGCTGGCGGCCGGGACTTTCACGCATCTGGTGCTGGACAGCATGTGGAGGACACCCCAAACGCTGTTCTGGCCGCTGCGGGGCTGGGAGTTCCCCAAAGCCGAACTCGAGGACTGGGTGGGGGGAATCTGGCATGCCCTGGTCTCCAACCCCGGGGTATTTGTGCCGGAGTTGATAGGGCTGGGCCTACTGGTGTGGCTGGCGGCGGTTATCATCAAACGCCGGAAGACTGGCGACTTTATCAAATACGGCAGAATCGCTTGA
- a CDS encoding non-heme iron oxygenase ferredoxin subunit yields MGKFVKVGVAGDFKDGTMKKVTVEGQDILVARAGGSYYAVTNRCSHMNGDLSKGTLEGTTVTCPLHGSQFDIRTGQNLRWLKGSGFAASIGKALKSPRGIAAYKVKVEGDAISVEV; encoded by the coding sequence ATGGGTAAATTCGTAAAAGTAGGCGTTGCCGGTGATTTCAAGGACGGCACCATGAAAAAGGTAACCGTGGAGGGGCAGGATATCCTGGTGGCCCGGGCGGGCGGCAGCTATTATGCCGTCACCAACCGCTGCTCGCACATGAACGGCGACCTCTCAAAAGGGACGCTGGAGGGGACTACCGTGACCTGCCCCCTGCACGGCTCGCAGTTTGACATCCGCACCGGGCAAAACCTGCGCTGGTTGAAAGGCAGCGGCTTCGCCGCGTCGATCGGTAAGGCGCTGAAGTCGCCCCGGGGCATTGCCGCTTACAAGGTGAAGGTAGAGGGGGACGCCATCTCCGTCGAGGTCTAG
- a CDS encoding ferritin-like domain-containing protein, whose protein sequence is MEKKKIIELLNLDLQDEHGAIVQYLAHAYAVGEGEMSCEIEAIARDEMRHFDWLAETIVQLGGQPSLNTGTQNMAGKLVPEWMTNDVGLEDGAIAGYKKHIEAIDDSVIKRLLKRILADEQAHRGKFAHFIEKAKKEKLKDVRGNRQDKVTDTLAWGVNHEYSVVLQYMFHSYMTKNKEAKKQLEDQAINEMQHLGWLAEEMVGGGGSPIIRHGEIDLPTKTADMLKADIKIEKEVAAKYDQAAKEIDDAGLKALLLRIRDNEKYHIEVFNDLLKDE, encoded by the coding sequence ATGGAAAAAAAGAAAATAATAGAACTACTGAACCTTGACCTCCAGGACGAGCACGGCGCCATCGTACAATATTTGGCCCACGCTTACGCCGTGGGTGAGGGGGAAATGTCCTGTGAGATTGAGGCCATCGCCCGGGACGAGATGCGTCATTTTGACTGGCTGGCGGAGACCATCGTGCAGCTCGGCGGCCAGCCCAGCCTGAATACCGGCACCCAGAACATGGCCGGAAAACTGGTGCCGGAGTGGATGACCAATGACGTGGGGCTGGAAGACGGCGCTATCGCCGGCTATAAAAAGCACATTGAAGCCATCGACGACTCCGTTATAAAGAGACTGCTCAAGCGTATACTGGCGGACGAGCAGGCGCACCGCGGCAAGTTCGCGCATTTCATCGAAAAAGCTAAAAAGGAAAAGCTCAAGGATGTCCGGGGCAACCGCCAGGATAAGGTAACGGATACGCTGGCCTGGGGCGTCAACCATGAGTATTCCGTCGTTTTGCAGTACATGTTCCATTCCTATATGACCAAAAACAAGGAAGCCAAGAAACAGCTGGAAGACCAGGCCATTAACGAGATGCAGCACCTGGGCTGGCTGGCCGAGGAAATGGTGGGCGGCGGCGGCAGCCCGATAATCCGGCACGGTGAAATCGACCTGCCTACCAAAACGGCGGACATGCTGAAAGCGGATATCAAGATTGAAAAAGAGGTCGCCGCTAAATACGACCAGGCAGCCAAAGAGATTGACGACGCCGGTCTCAAAGCGCTGCTGCTGCGCATCCGGGACAATGAAAAGTATCACATAGAAGTTTTTAACGACCTGTTAAAGGACGAATAG
- a CDS encoding DUF4405 domain-containing protein: MKKWTVNYVLFLFLLLAGLLQAVSGFLLWLVIPGGHRGFGIRLTGSDFLWSRYTWIELHDWAAVALVAIVIIHIILHWKWITYTTRKIFGLKRNTEVDDGKKENNRTTEP; this comes from the coding sequence ATGAAAAAATGGACGGTAAACTATGTCCTTTTCCTGTTCCTGCTCCTGGCGGGACTGCTACAGGCCGTCTCCGGTTTTCTCCTGTGGCTGGTGATACCGGGCGGGCACCGCGGCTTCGGCATCAGGCTTACCGGCAGCGACTTTCTCTGGTCGCGGTATACCTGGATTGAGCTACACGACTGGGCGGCGGTGGCGCTGGTGGCTATCGTGATTATCCATATAATACTGCACTGGAAGTGGATAACCTATACCACCAGGAAAATATTCGGGCTAAAACGAAATACAGAGGTAGATGATGGAAAAAAAGAAAATAATAGAACTACTGAACCTTGA
- a CDS encoding rubredoxin, with product MAKYECTVCGYIYDPALGDPDNNIAPGTAFESLPDDWVCPMCGAAKSEFKKVA from the coding sequence ATGGCCAAGTACGAATGCACTGTTTGCGGCTATATCTACGACCCCGCCCTCGGCGACCCCGATAACAATATCGCCCCGGGCACCGCTTTCGAAAGCCTCCCGGACGACTGGGTCTGCCCCATGTGCGGGGCGGCCAAGAGCGAATTTAAAAAGGTAGCGTAG
- a CDS encoding flavin reductase family protein — MDSGALHKIGYGLYIVGSRRGEKLNGQIANTVFQITSEPPTLAVSINKNNLTHEYITADRVFTASVLGQTAPLPFIGGFGFKSGRDVDKLKGVNYKLGQTGAPLFLDNTTAFLEAEVIQEITIGTHTIFIGKVVAAEVFNDNPCMTYEYYYQVKRGTTPKSAPSYIPKEPTGGK, encoded by the coding sequence ATGGATTCCGGAGCTCTCCATAAAATAGGCTACGGTTTATACATCGTGGGCTCGCGCCGGGGCGAGAAGCTGAACGGGCAAATCGCCAATACCGTTTTCCAGATAACGTCCGAGCCGCCCACCCTGGCCGTAAGCATTAACAAAAACAATCTTACCCACGAGTACATTACCGCCGACCGCGTCTTTACCGCCTCGGTGCTCGGCCAGACGGCGCCGCTGCCCTTTATCGGAGGGTTCGGGTTCAAGTCCGGCCGTGACGTGGACAAACTCAAGGGCGTCAACTATAAACTGGGACAGACCGGCGCCCCGCTGTTCCTGGATAATACCACCGCCTTTCTGGAGGCCGAGGTTATCCAGGAAATAACCATCGGCACCCACACCATATTTATCGGCAAAGTGGTGGCGGCGGAGGTCTTTAACGATAACCCCTGCATGACCTACGAATACTACTACCAGGTCAAACGCGGCACCACCCCCAAGTCCGCCCCCAGCTATATCCCTAAAGAACCAACAGGAGGTAAATAA
- a CDS encoding SufD family Fe-S cluster assembly protein, translating to MSNNATSKTTKEKAKAATAKAAAYGEDINIGKYSATGAEHPYQADPSALSRETKNIMLGAGIMLDDPSQRSGTFLQMDNTPVHFSARQEGVEVMAVSQALKKYDWVQDYMWKAVSVDADKYTANVELSENDGYFIRALPGQKTFYPVQACLYMDKSKVVQNVHNIIIAEEGSELHIITGCATSSRDEPGLHLGVSEFYVKKGAKITFTMIHNWNPEIAVRPRTTTIVEEGGLFLSNYLLMKPVNSIQMYPTAKCVGENATVRYNSILVAVPGSNIDAGSRVLLNAPKSRTEIVSRAITTGGNISARGYIEGNAPDVKGHLECRGLILGEKGTIYAVPELKGTLAGIDLSHEAAVGKIAEDEVEYLMARGLTRQEATAAIVRGFLRVDIEGLPPMLAAELKKAVEASEKEVM from the coding sequence ATGAGTAATAACGCAACTTCCAAAACAACGAAAGAAAAAGCCAAAGCGGCCACCGCCAAAGCGGCCGCCTACGGTGAAGATATCAATATCGGCAAGTACAGCGCCACCGGCGCGGAACATCCCTACCAGGCCGACCCTTCGGCGCTGTCCAGGGAAACGAAAAATATCATGCTGGGCGCCGGCATAATGCTGGACGACCCGTCCCAGCGCTCCGGGACTTTCCTGCAAATGGACAATACCCCGGTGCACTTCTCCGCCAGGCAAGAGGGCGTGGAGGTGATGGCGGTCAGCCAGGCGCTGAAAAAATACGACTGGGTCCAGGACTACATGTGGAAAGCGGTATCCGTGGACGCGGACAAATATACCGCCAACGTGGAGTTGAGTGAGAACGACGGCTACTTTATCCGGGCGCTGCCCGGCCAGAAGACCTTCTACCCGGTACAGGCCTGTCTCTACATGGACAAATCCAAGGTAGTGCAGAACGTACACAATATCATCATCGCGGAAGAAGGCTCTGAACTGCACATTATCACCGGCTGCGCCACCTCTTCCCGGGACGAGCCCGGTCTGCACCTGGGGGTATCCGAGTTTTATGTTAAAAAAGGCGCCAAGATTACCTTCACCATGATACATAACTGGAACCCGGAAATCGCGGTACGCCCCCGCACCACCACCATCGTGGAAGAAGGCGGACTGTTCCTGAGCAACTACCTGCTGATGAAGCCGGTCAATTCCATACAGATGTACCCCACCGCCAAATGCGTGGGTGAAAACGCCACCGTGCGCTATAACAGCATCCTGGTGGCGGTCCCCGGCAGCAATATTGACGCCGGCTCGCGGGTCCTGCTCAATGCCCCCAAGTCCCGGACGGAAATAGTTTCCCGGGCGATTACCACCGGCGGCAACATATCGGCGCGCGGCTATATCGAGGGGAACGCCCCGGATGTCAAAGGCCACCTGGAGTGCCGCGGCCTGATACTAGGGGAAAAAGGCACCATTTACGCCGTGCCGGAGCTGAAAGGCACGCTGGCCGGCATCGACCTTTCCCATGAGGCGGCGGTGGGCAAAATCGCCGAGGACGAGGTGGAGTACCTCATGGCCAGGGGTCTGACCCGGCAGGAAGCCACCGCGGCTATCGTCCGGGGTTTCTTGAGAGTGGATATCGAGGGACTGCCGCCGATGCTCGCCGCCGAGCTGAAAAAAGCCGTGGAAGCCAGCGAAAAAGAAGTCATGTAG